Proteins from a single region of Desulfatirhabdium butyrativorans DSM 18734:
- a CDS encoding pyruvoyl-dependent arginine decarboxylase — MSVPRYMFFTRGIGIAKEKLSSFENALREARIAHLNLVTVSSIFPPYCNIIDIDRGSDLLEPGEITHCVMAREQICEPGRRIVASIGLALPAEKGRYGYLSEHHGFGQTEIEAGEYAEDLAATMLANTLGIEFDADKDYDERREVYKMSGKIVKSINISQGALGAEGNLWTTVLAAAILVM, encoded by the coding sequence ATGTCTGTACCACGGTATATGTTCTTTACCAGGGGAATAGGAATCGCCAAGGAAAAGCTTTCCTCTTTTGAGAACGCCTTACGGGAAGCCCGTATCGCTCACCTGAACCTGGTGACCGTTTCCTCCATTTTTCCGCCTTACTGCAATATCATCGATATTGACAGGGGAAGCGATCTGCTGGAACCGGGAGAAATCACCCACTGTGTCATGGCCAGAGAACAGATATGCGAACCGGGCAGAAGAATCGTTGCAAGCATCGGCCTGGCCCTGCCTGCCGAAAAAGGGCGATATGGCTACCTTTCCGAACACCACGGCTTCGGGCAAACCGAAATCGAAGCCGGCGAATATGCGGAGGATCTGGCGGCCACCATGCTGGCCAACACCCTTGGCATCGAGTTCGATGCCGACAAGGACTATGACGAACGACGGGAAGTTTACAAAATGTCCGGCAAAATCGTCAAGTCCATCAATATCAGTCAGGGTGCACTGGGTGCCGAAGGAAACCTGTGGACAACGGTTCTTGCGGCGGCCATTCTGGTCATGTAA
- a CDS encoding DUF6125 family protein has product MPEAITTSPIERMDNQELAGLVVDFMHRIVVHYALWFNEVWHQMGQEKALEALGTAFDRGLPIQMNRLSKTLGFPVQQGIPQALLDMTKERILGLLDAVAANWLANDGVWFQAIEFQHGMNDAKRCNDSCWGRFSPVEAWAIKRLLHLPENAGLEGLQQALGLRLYARINVQSFVWENDNSLVFQMNDCRVQSARKRKGLQDYPCKSGGLVEYTGFARSIDSRIQTECIGCPPDAHPQEWYCSWRFTLQEKQ; this is encoded by the coding sequence ATGCCAGAGGCTATCACAACTTCGCCCATCGAACGGATGGACAACCAGGAACTTGCGGGTCTTGTCGTGGATTTCATGCATCGCATCGTGGTGCATTATGCATTGTGGTTCAACGAGGTATGGCATCAGATGGGCCAGGAAAAGGCTCTCGAAGCGCTCGGAACGGCCTTTGACCGGGGGCTCCCCATCCAGATGAACCGGCTTTCGAAAACGCTTGGTTTCCCGGTACAGCAGGGTATTCCACAGGCGCTGCTCGATATGACCAAAGAGCGTATACTCGGACTTCTGGATGCCGTTGCCGCAAACTGGCTGGCCAATGACGGGGTGTGGTTTCAGGCCATCGAATTCCAGCATGGTATGAATGATGCCAAACGATGCAACGACAGTTGCTGGGGCCGGTTTTCTCCGGTGGAAGCCTGGGCCATCAAGCGCTTGCTGCACCTGCCGGAAAACGCGGGTCTGGAAGGCTTGCAACAGGCTCTGGGCCTGCGGCTCTATGCCCGGATCAACGTGCAGTCCTTCGTTTGGGAAAACGATAACAGCCTGGTGTTCCAGATGAACGACTGCCGTGTGCAATCGGCGCGAAAACGCAAAGGACTGCAGGATTACCCCTGCAAATCCGGCGGTCTTGTGGAATATACCGGTTTTGCCCGTTCCATCGATTCCCGGATTCAAACGGAATGCATTGGATGCCCGCCCGATGCCCATCCGCAAGAGTGGTACTGCAGTTGGCGCTTTACGCTGCAGGAGAAGCAGTAG
- a CDS encoding pyruvate carboxyltransferase: protein MTEYDYWKIFPRMPRKVTIGDITVRDGFQHEEKFISTAAKIFYMEEMIMAGCRNIEITNLGNPYLMPQFRDAEQLLTHARSDAFKNRCAKKGIKYEDICFTAVTIREGAVDRAIALKQKGIGPDRLLMMVSTEEQHHFANSGTTLPDYWKEAERCIRKCNDAGMKMCGTVSTIWGSPIGGATELKDAVEFSRRWLSIGAHDIEHADHDGSASAAEVYRYYSMVLDAMPDPNLHIAHFHETKRMASASILAALQAGITHFECTLGGLGGQPANFLDDCPTKGTGDYYYDDPRYVGLVCLEDTLVQIDEMGIEHGYNVDRVLWLGKMMEKTIGRRLRSEAVVNGRTQKQGHPQYARPGLKKLKEKFGEKPDQKLPADWGTM, encoded by the coding sequence ATGACCGAGTACGATTACTGGAAGATTTTCCCCCGCATGCCCCGGAAAGTGACGATCGGAGACATTACCGTTCGCGATGGCTTCCAGCACGAAGAAAAATTCATTTCGACCGCAGCCAAGATTTTTTACATGGAAGAAATGATTATGGCCGGGTGCCGCAACATCGAAATCACCAACCTGGGCAATCCCTACCTGATGCCGCAATTTCGGGATGCCGAACAGCTTTTGACCCATGCTCGAAGCGATGCATTCAAGAATCGATGCGCCAAAAAAGGGATCAAATACGAAGACATCTGTTTTACGGCGGTAACGATCCGGGAAGGCGCCGTGGATCGGGCCATTGCATTGAAACAGAAAGGCATCGGCCCGGACCGGCTGCTCATGATGGTCTCCACCGAAGAGCAGCACCATTTCGCCAATTCCGGAACGACCCTTCCCGATTACTGGAAGGAGGCCGAGCGTTGTATCCGAAAATGCAACGATGCCGGCATGAAAATGTGCGGAACGGTCAGCACCATCTGGGGCAGTCCCATCGGCGGCGCGACGGAGCTAAAAGATGCCGTGGAGTTCTCCAGGCGATGGCTTTCCATCGGCGCACATGACATCGAACATGCCGACCATGACGGAAGCGCTTCTGCGGCCGAAGTGTATCGGTACTATTCGATGGTTCTCGACGCCATGCCCGACCCGAATCTGCACATCGCCCATTTTCACGAAACCAAACGGATGGCCTCCGCATCGATCCTGGCGGCTCTTCAGGCGGGAATTACCCATTTCGAATGCACGCTCGGCGGGTTGGGCGGCCAGCCGGCCAATTTCCTCGACGATTGCCCCACCAAAGGAACGGGCGACTATTATTACGATGATCCGCGCTATGTCGGCCTGGTCTGCCTGGAAGACACCCTCGTTCAGATCGATGAAATGGGCATCGAACACGGATATAATGTGGACCGGGTGCTGTGGCTCGGCAAGATGATGGAAAAGACCATCGGTCGAAGGCTTCGCTCGGAGGCCGTGGTGAACGGCAGGACCCAGAAACAGGGACACCCCCAGTATGCACGGCCCGGGCTGAAGAAATTGAAGGAAAAATTTGGCGAAAAGCCAGATCAGAAACTTCCGGCCGATTGGGGAACAATGTAA